Proteins from one Sphaeramia orbicularis chromosome 17, fSphaOr1.1, whole genome shotgun sequence genomic window:
- the fam78ba gene encoding protein FAM78B, with the protein MCILARYHLLPSSLVLLILLVACTMGCIQSIACKPRIRRENIVVYEVSASIDQCPTIIEENSPIVLRYKTPYFRASAGVVMPPVPRNETWVVGWIQACTQMEFYNTYGDIGMSSWELPELREGRVKAISDSDGVSYPWYGNTTETVTLTGPTSKPSRLTVSMNDNFYPSVTWAVPISNSNTPMLTHITRDQSFITWLVAMNSVTKERIVLQTVRWRMRVDIAVDPDMPLGSRASLVGRPYQEQPHILNYQEPIPPNALGRPNANDAQVLMWRPRRGAPLVVIPPK; encoded by the exons ATGTGCATACTGGCCAGGTATCATTTGCTCCCTTCTTCTCTGGTTTTGCTCATCTTGCTCGTCGCCTGCACTATGGGCTGTATTCAGAGCATCGCATGCAAGCCCCGCATCAGACGGGAGAACATTGTGGTGTATGAAGTGTCAGCCTCTATTGACCAGTGTCCCACCATCATTGAGGAGAACTCCCCGATTGTGCTCCGTTACAAGACCCCTTACTTCAGGGCCTCAGCCGGAGTTGTGATGCCACCAGTGCCCCGCAATGAAACCTGGGTAGTGGGCTGGATCCAGGCGTGTACCCAGATGGAGTTCTACAACACCTATGGGGATATTGGCAT GTCCAGCTGGGAGTTACCAGAGCTACGAGAAGGTCGGGTCAAGGCCATCAGCGACTCAGACGGCGTCAGTTACCCCTGGTACGGCAACACCACCGAGACTGTCACCCTGACCGGCCCCACATCCAAACCATCTCGATTAACTGTCAGCATGAATGACAACTTTTACCCCAGTGTGACCTGGGCTGTGCCCATCAGCAACAGCAACACACCCATGTTGACCCACATCACCAGGGACCAGAGCTTCATCACCTGGTTGGTGGCCATGAACTCTGTCACGAAG GAGCGTATTGTGTTGCAGACGGTGCGGTGGCGCATGCGAGTGGACATCGCTGTGGACCCAGATATGCCTCTGGGCTCACGGGCCTCGTTGGTGGGACGGCCTTACCAAGAGCAGCCGCACATCCTCAACTACCAGGAGCCAATTCCTCCCAATGCACTAGGGAGGCCGAACGCCAACGACGCCCAAGTGCTAATGTGGAGGCCACGGAGAGGTGCACCGTTAGTAGTCATACCGCCAAAGTAA
- the LOC115438027 gene encoding UDP-N-acetylglucosamine transporter-like, whose amino-acid sequence MVLSPSHSLRLKYVSLGVLVLQTTSLVLTMRYSRTLKEDGPRYLASSAVVSAEVLKILTCTVLVFVENNYNLRAMNQQLRDEIVNKPMQTLKLAIPAGIYTLQNNLLYVALSNLDAATYQVTYQLKILTTALFSVSMLGRKLGFSQWLSLLFLMAGVTLVQWPTESVGDSEQKVLTASSQFVGLMAVLMACVSSGFAGVYFEKILKETKQSVWVRNIQLGLFSFVLGFIGMIIYDGQSVKQSGMFQGFNSITLAVVVLQALGGLIVAVVIKYADNILKGFATSLSIIVSTLTSYFLLKDFNPTGVFFLGAVLVIAATFLYGYENKTKPPSSNAIKV is encoded by the exons ATGGTCCTGTCTCCGTCCCACTCCCTCAGGTTGAAGTATGTGTCACTGGGGGTGCTGGTGTTGCAGACCACCTCCCTGGTTCTCACCATGCGCTACTCCCGAACCCTGAAGGAAGACGGCCCCCGCTACCTGGCCTCGTCCGCCGTGGTGTCGGCCGAGGTCCTGAAGATCCTCACCTGCACCGTCCTCGTCTTTGTGGAGAACA ATTATAACTTGCGGGCGATGAACCAGCAGCTACGGGATGAGATTGTGAACAAGCCGATGCAGACCCTTAAATTGGCCATTCCTGCGGGGATCTACACACTGCAGAACAATCTGCTCTATGTTGCCTTATCCAACCTGGACGCAGCCACctatcag GTTACATACCAGCTGAAGATCCTCACCACAGCCCTGTTCTCTGTCTCTATGCTGGGAAGGAAATTGGGCTTCAGCCAGTGGCTGTCTCTTCTTTTCCTGATGGCTGGAGTCACTCTGGTGCAG TGGCCCACAGAGTCTGTAGGGGATTCGGAGCAGAAAGTCCTGACTGCCAGTTCCCAGTTTGTGGGGCTGATGGCTGTGCTCATGGCCTGTGTGTCCAGTGGTTTTGCTGGGGTTTACTTTGAGAAAATCCTTAAGGAGACCAAACAGAGTGTGTGGGTCCGTAACATACAGCTGG GTTTGTTCAGCTTTGTGTTGGGCTTCATAGGAATGATAATATACGACGGCCAGAGTGTGAAACAGTCTGGAATGTTTCAGGGCTTCAACAGTATCACCCTGGCTGTTGTTGTTTTACAG GCTCTGGGCGGCTTGATCGTGGCAGTGGTCATTAAATATGCAGACAACATCCTCAAGGGATTTGCCACCTCTCTGTCCATCATCGTGTCCACGCTCACTTCATATTTCCTGCTGAAGGACTTTAACCCGACTGG TGTGTTTTTCCTCGGGGCAGTGCTGGTTATTGCTGCCACGTTTCTTTACGGCTACGAGAACAAAACCAAACCCCCCAGCAGCAACGCCATCAAAGTATGA